The Brassica oleracea var. oleracea cultivar TO1000 unplaced genomic scaffold, BOL UnpScaffold02109, whole genome shotgun sequence genomic sequence aaaaaaaaaaaaaaaaaaaacttttgaaagaATGAAAGCAGGGCTAAACTTACCAGCAGGATTCCGATTCCATCCAACGGACGAAGAGCTTGTGCAATTCTACCTTTGCCGTAAATGCGCGTCGGAGGAGATCTCAGCTCCGGTCATCGCCGAAATCGATCTCTACAAGTTCAACCCCTGGGAGCTTCCTGGTAAAATCTAATTGATTTTCTAATCATTAATCGAGATTTTTCTCGAGATTCGTTTGCTAATCgggagatttgttttttttgttttttaattttattacagaGATGTCTCTGTACGGAGAGAAAGAGTGGTACTTCTTCTCACCACGAGACCGGAAATACCCAAACGGTTCGCGTCCTAACCGGGCGGCGGGAACCGGTTATTGGAAAGCCACCGGCGCTGATAAACCGATCGGTAAACCGAAGACGCTGGGTATTAAGAAAGCGCTCGTGTTCTACGCTGGGAAAGCTCCAAAAGGGATTAAGACCAATTGGATTATGCACGAGTATCGCCTCGCTAATGTTGATAGATCGGCTTCTGTTAACAAAAAGAACAACCTTCGAGTATGTTCTGTTCTGtcttatccttttttttttcctgtctGAATGTAataatagtttagattattaattatttttttattatttttatttttttgttgaacagCTTGATGATTGGGTGTTATGTCGAATCTACAACAAGAAAGGGACCATGGAGAAGTACTACCCTGCCGATGAGAAACCGAGGACCATGACGGCTTCATCGCCTTTCGATGCGTCGGACTCGACTTACCCGACACTGCAAGAGGACGACTCGAGCAGCTCGGGGGGTCGCGTGGTGTCGCCGGATGCGCTGGAGGTTCAGAGCGAGCCTAAATGGGGAGAGCTCGAGAATGCTTTTGATGCTTCCATGTTCGATGGTGGCTCCATGGACTTGTTGCAGAGTGAAGATTTTGTGCCTCAGTTCTTGTACCAGCCTTCTTATGATTTCAACTCCTGGCAGGAGGATCCGCCGGAGCAGAAACCGTTCTTGAATTGGAGTTTTGCTCCACAGGGGTGAAAAGGGAAGAGAGTGAAAGGTTTTTTGGTCTGTATTGTGATGTGGTAGAGAGAAGTTCTCAACCATCTTTTGTTTCTTAGTAGTGAGAAAAAAAGATTGTAGTGTGTTGATAGTTTCTTAGCATTGTCTCGTTGGTAGGCAAATTCTTGTTATTTTATcagaaatttatatgaaaaattatacaTTCTTCAAGATACCAGTTGCACTAATGTAGATGAATATACAAACAGTGAAAAGAAAGGGATCATAGCTTACTCTAGAGCAATGATATTGTTGCATGCTTCGGTTTGACATTCCCAAAGTGTGTTTATATATGCTGCACTCTTCACTTCTAC encodes the following:
- the LOC106321595 gene encoding protein ATAF2-like, which encodes MKAGLNLPAGFRFHPTDEELVQFYLCRKCASEEISAPVIAEIDLYKFNPWELPEMSLYGEKEWYFFSPRDRKYPNGSRPNRAAGTGYWKATGADKPIGKPKTLGIKKALVFYAGKAPKGIKTNWIMHEYRLANVDRSASVNKKNNLRLDDWVLCRIYNKKGTMEKYYPADEKPRTMTASSPFDASDSTYPTLQEDDSSSSGGRVVSPDALEVQSEPKWGELENAFDASMFDGGSMDLLQSEDFVPQFLYQPSYDFNSWQEDPPEQKPFLNWSFAPQG